In Methanothermobacter sp. K4, one genomic interval encodes:
- the gatE gene encoding Glu-tRNA(Gln) amidotransferase subunit GatE, with protein MNWDEIGLKMGLEIHQQLDTESKLFCPCRTELIDSEPDHDIVRNLRPTQSELGKFDRAAFEEAMRKLHFHYENYDDGTCLVEADEEPPHPLNREALELAVTIALLLNMRVVDEFHTMRKQVIDGSNTGGFQRTGLVATDGHLETPQGTVKIENLCLEEDAARRIRETGDGVVFRLDRLGIPLVEITTDPSISDPHQLRDVAYQIGQVLRSTRVKRGLGTIRQDLNISIREGARVEVKGVQDLELIPEIVEREVRRQLKLVEIRNTLRERGASVDGDLVDVSEVFRDTDSKIISSAESVLAVKLRGFHGLIGTEIQPGRRLGTEMADYAKKRGVKGIFHTDELPAYGITPEEVKALREALDASDEDAVVLVAHDRETAENAISEVIKRARMAIEGVPEETRKALPDGNTQYLRPLPTSSRMYLETDIPLFSIEEEFIAGIRENLPELPSEKKERLIGDYGLSEDLASQLVKRNLVEEFEVLAEFRVDVTVIASLLAYTLRELGREGHDMGSIGIEELRDAIRLLEEGKVSKDALRDIVACMADDGVTAGEAAEKLDLLLLTEDEVEAVIDEIIELNHEMIQERGMGAMGPLMGQAMGRLRGRADGKVVNRILNSKIRERL; from the coding sequence ATGAACTGGGATGAGATAGGGCTCAAAATGGGTCTCGAGATACACCAACAGCTTGATACAGAGAGCAAACTCTTCTGCCCCTGCAGAACAGAACTCATTGATTCAGAACCTGACCACGACATAGTGAGGAACCTCAGACCAACCCAGAGCGAACTCGGGAAATTTGACAGGGCAGCCTTCGAGGAGGCCATGAGGAAACTCCACTTCCACTACGAGAACTACGATGATGGAACATGCCTCGTTGAGGCAGATGAGGAGCCACCCCACCCCCTCAACAGGGAGGCCCTCGAACTTGCAGTTACAATCGCACTCCTCCTTAACATGAGGGTTGTGGATGAATTCCACACCATGAGGAAGCAGGTCATCGATGGCAGCAACACCGGCGGCTTCCAGAGGACGGGTCTTGTTGCAACCGACGGCCACCTTGAAACACCACAGGGGACTGTTAAAATAGAGAACCTCTGCCTTGAGGAGGACGCCGCAAGGAGGATCAGGGAGACAGGGGATGGTGTTGTATTCAGACTGGACCGCCTGGGCATACCCCTCGTTGAGATAACCACCGACCCATCCATCAGTGACCCCCATCAGCTCAGGGACGTCGCATACCAGATAGGCCAGGTGCTGAGGAGCACCCGCGTTAAGAGGGGCCTCGGGACCATAAGGCAGGACCTCAACATATCCATACGTGAGGGAGCCAGAGTCGAAGTGAAAGGTGTCCAGGACCTTGAACTGATCCCTGAGATAGTTGAGAGGGAGGTCAGGAGGCAGCTGAAACTGGTTGAGATAAGAAACACCCTCAGAGAGAGGGGCGCGTCGGTTGATGGGGATCTGGTTGATGTCTCAGAGGTCTTCAGGGATACAGACTCAAAGATAATATCCTCAGCAGAGTCAGTGCTCGCTGTTAAACTCAGGGGCTTCCATGGACTGATAGGAACCGAAATACAGCCAGGAAGACGTTTAGGTACAGAGATGGCTGACTATGCAAAGAAGAGGGGTGTTAAGGGAATATTCCACACCGATGAACTCCCGGCCTACGGCATAACCCCCGAGGAGGTTAAAGCCCTAAGGGAAGCCCTTGATGCCTCAGATGAGGATGCAGTGGTCCTGGTGGCCCATGATAGGGAGACAGCGGAGAATGCCATCAGTGAGGTCATCAAACGTGCCAGGATGGCCATTGAGGGCGTGCCTGAGGAGACCAGGAAGGCCCTTCCCGACGGCAACACCCAGTACCTCAGGCCACTTCCAACCTCAAGCAGGATGTACCTTGAAACAGACATACCACTCTTCAGCATAGAAGAGGAATTCATCGCAGGGATCCGGGAGAACCTCCCTGAACTTCCCTCAGAGAAGAAGGAGAGGCTCATAGGGGATTATGGCCTCAGTGAGGACCTGGCGTCCCAGCTTGTTAAGAGGAACCTTGTTGAGGAATTCGAGGTCCTCGCAGAGTTCAGGGTTGATGTGACCGTGATAGCATCACTCCTCGCCTACACCCTCAGGGAACTTGGAAGGGAGGGCCATGATATGGGCAGTATTGGTATTGAGGAACTCAGAGACGCCATCAGACTCCTTGAGGAGGGTAAGGTGTCAAAGGATGCCCTCAGGGACATAGTTGCCTGCATGGCCGATGATGGTGTAACAGCAGGAGAAGCTGCAGAGAAACTGGACCTCCTGCTCCTCACAGAGGATGAAGTTGAGGCTGTGATAGATGAGATCATTGAGCTTAACCACGAAATGATCCAGGAGAGGGGTATGGGTGCAATGGGGCCCCTGATGGGTCAGGCCATGGGTAGGCTGCGTGGCAGAGCCGATGGTAAGGTTGTAAACAGGATACTGAACTCAAAAATCCGCGAAAGACTCTAG
- the gatD gene encoding Glu-tRNA(Gln) amidotransferase subunit GatD produces the protein MPYHGSARRFLESASIDVGDTVRVEKPDVTYEGMVLDRADDADDRHIVLKLKNGYNIGVEISDAKIELIERGSEPKIELPPVDVIEDPQLPDISIISTGGTVASIIDYRTGAVHPAFTADDLLRANPELLDMANIRGKAVLNILSENMKPEYWVETARAVYREIDDGADGVVVAHGTDTMHYTSAALSFMLQTPVPVVLTGAQRSSDRPSSDASLNIQCSVRAATSDIAEVTVCMHATMDDLTCHLHRGVKVRKMHTSRRDTFRSINALPLAEVTPGDIKILDDDYRRRGSCELELHDRVEERVALIKSYPGMSPEIIEWHLERGYRGLVMEGTGLGHCPDTLIPVLREAHDMGVPVAMTSQCLNGRVNMNVYSTGRRLLQAGVIPCADMLPEVAYVKMCWVLGQTDEPEGVREMMMDNIAGEINERTSIAYFRG, from the coding sequence ATGCCATACCATGGATCAGCCAGGAGATTCCTTGAATCAGCCTCAATAGATGTGGGGGACACCGTCAGGGTGGAGAAACCCGATGTGACCTATGAGGGTATGGTACTGGACCGTGCAGATGATGCAGATGACAGGCACATCGTCCTGAAACTCAAAAACGGGTACAACATTGGAGTTGAAATCAGTGACGCTAAAATAGAACTCATTGAGAGGGGTTCAGAGCCAAAAATAGAGCTCCCCCCGGTTGATGTGATTGAGGACCCCCAGCTGCCAGACATATCCATAATATCAACGGGCGGTACCGTTGCATCAATAATAGACTACCGTACAGGTGCTGTGCACCCGGCCTTCACCGCAGATGACCTTCTACGGGCCAACCCAGAGCTCCTGGACATGGCAAACATACGGGGTAAGGCCGTCCTGAACATCCTCAGTGAAAACATGAAACCCGAATACTGGGTTGAAACCGCAAGGGCCGTTTACAGGGAGATAGATGATGGTGCAGATGGTGTTGTTGTCGCACATGGAACCGACACCATGCACTACACATCCGCCGCCCTCAGCTTCATGCTTCAGACGCCAGTACCGGTGGTCCTAACAGGCGCCCAGAGGAGTTCAGACAGGCCATCATCAGATGCAAGCCTCAACATACAGTGCTCGGTGAGGGCCGCCACCTCTGATATAGCTGAGGTCACCGTCTGCATGCATGCAACCATGGATGACCTCACCTGCCACCTCCACAGAGGAGTGAAGGTGCGGAAGATGCACACCTCAAGGAGGGACACCTTCAGGAGCATAAATGCCCTCCCCCTCGCAGAGGTAACACCCGGGGACATCAAAATACTTGACGATGATTACAGGAGGAGGGGTTCATGTGAACTGGAACTCCATGACAGGGTTGAGGAGAGGGTTGCCCTCATAAAGAGTTACCCTGGAATGTCCCCTGAGATCATAGAATGGCACCTGGAGAGGGGCTACAGGGGACTGGTAATGGAGGGTACAGGCCTCGGCCACTGCCCCGACACACTGATACCGGTACTCAGGGAGGCCCATGATATGGGGGTCCCAGTTGCCATGACATCCCAGTGCCTCAATGGAAGGGTCAACATGAACGTCTACAGCACAGGAAGGAGGCTACTCCAGGCAGGTGTCATACCCTGCGCAGATATGCTCCCGGAGGTCGCCTACGTAAAGATGTGCTGGGTCCTGGGACAGACAGATGAACCCGAAGGGGTGCGTGAAATGATGATGGATAACATTGCAGGGGAAATCAACGAGAGGACATCCATAGCATACTTCAGGGGTTGA